One Methanolobus sp. WCC4 DNA segment encodes these proteins:
- a CDS encoding DUF2124 domain-containing protein, whose translation MEIISTSKGIGGQLTEFRKLVNDSKSITFIGTVGFCTPFAELMAFVLRGTDKKVVFLPDLRSDEARMIVPSSHGMQLGDKADPSADTVVLLGGLAMPKIGVEPEKMKVLVDDLLKDAENKLIIGVCFQSMLINCNWPGFIDFDYIIDADLTNDVKKL comes from the coding sequence ATGGAGATCATAAGCACTTCAAAAGGTATCGGTGGCCAGCTTACAGAATTCAGGAAATTAGTTAACGATTCTAAAAGTATCACATTCATCGGAACCGTAGGTTTCTGCACACCGTTTGCCGAACTCATGGCATTCGTTCTCAGAGGTACTGATAAAAAAGTCGTGTTCCTGCCTGACCTTCGTTCAGATGAGGCACGCATGATAGTCCCTTCATCCCATGGAATGCAACTGGGAGACAAAGCAGACCCTTCTGCAGATACTGTTGTCCTCCTGGGTGGACTGGCAATGCCTAAGATTGGTGTCGAACCTGAAAAGATGAAAGTGCTTGTCGATGATCTGTTGAAGGATGCTGAAAATAAGCTCATCATAGGTGTCTGCTTCCAGTCAATGCTGATAAATTGCAACTGGCCCGGGTTCATTGATTTCGATTACATCATCGATGCAGACCTGACCAACGATGTCAAAAAGCTCTGA
- a CDS encoding ArsR family transcriptional regulator: MNNGDNTAIFSTDVGVIALNGSVKIKILEFLKGGCRSFDEIVQHTGKAKSTISVHLNDLKTQSLLEEAVDCNDKRKKVYSLKCQYVACSQEPGMKHYMEMLDLMSSNEVNSFGCIKCLFHAVQYGFRAHGVNCDPIMRKIGNDVGASISRNFSSTDMGSIIDEMMDFWEDHDIGSFTILSKDPIRIAVHNFLDCRSIPIEEKTLCSFAQGVFEGIFREKLGMECVMQMLGKCDDNCDACHFQMVVL; the protein is encoded by the coding sequence ATGAACAACGGAGACAATACGGCCATTTTTTCCACTGATGTTGGGGTTATTGCCCTTAATGGTTCTGTAAAGATAAAGATACTTGAGTTCCTTAAAGGTGGCTGCAGGTCCTTCGATGAGATCGTTCAGCACACGGGCAAGGCTAAATCCACTATTTCTGTTCATCTCAATGACCTTAAGACACAGAGCCTTCTTGAAGAGGCGGTCGATTGTAATGACAAAAGGAAAAAGGTCTATTCATTGAAGTGTCAGTACGTTGCATGTTCGCAGGAACCGGGCATGAAGCATTATATGGAAATGCTCGATCTGATGAGTTCCAATGAAGTCAATTCCTTTGGTTGCATCAAATGTCTGTTCCATGCTGTGCAATATGGTTTCCGTGCCCATGGTGTTAACTGCGATCCTATTATGAGAAAGATAGGAAACGATGTAGGTGCCAGCATTTCCAGGAACTTCAGCTCCACTGATATGGGCAGTATCATTGATGAGATGATGGACTTCTGGGAAGATCACGATATAGGAAGTTTCACGATCTTAAGCAAAGACCCGATAAGGATCGCTGTTCATAACTTCCTCGATTGCAGGTCCATACCTATCGAGGAAAAAACATTATGTTCTTTTGCCCAGGGGGTCTTTGAAGGTATCTTCAGGGAAAAGCTGGGTATGGAATGCGTGATGCAGATGCTTGGCAAATGCGATGACAACTGCGATGCATGCCATTTCCAGATGGTAGTACTCTGA
- a CDS encoding DUF2110 family protein has protein sequence MVTVKLLLNVYGNKERALHSAEVLINNELNELDASAQFSVSDDNWIVVDINGEDSEFASNFLIQKFGTPVKGLTRNETYMGVIRQIHDKEIVVDVGTLVTIPQKALTILGSGTAAQIATRFGLIRHLPVKIEITDEKAKQGTFTKEQADIWWSWKKSEQDRVIANSVTRSELKAAIKKTGHSRDIYGIERLGLMEHMITCREKTDGPGIVAAIGRLVKGELGVIRTQK, from the coding sequence AATAAGGAACGTGCACTGCATTCTGCTGAAGTCCTTATCAATAATGAATTGAATGAACTGGATGCCTCTGCACAATTCTCAGTATCGGATGATAACTGGATAGTTGTGGATATCAACGGAGAGGACAGCGAATTCGCATCCAATTTCCTCATCCAGAAATTCGGGACACCTGTTAAAGGGCTTACCAGGAATGAGACCTATATGGGCGTTATACGTCAGATACACGATAAAGAGATCGTTGTGGATGTGGGAACCCTTGTAACGATCCCGCAAAAGGCTCTCACGATACTCGGAAGTGGGACTGCTGCACAGATAGCCACACGTTTTGGCCTCATAAGGCACCTGCCTGTGAAGATCGAGATCACAGATGAGAAAGCCAAACAGGGTACTTTCACAAAGGAACAGGCAGACATCTGGTGGAGCTGGAAGAAATCAGAGCAGGACAGGGTAATAGCTAACTCAGTTACACGTTCTGAACTTAAAGCTGCCATCAAAAAGACAGGTCATTCAAGAGATATATATGGCATAGAAAGACTTGGACTTATGGAGCACATGATCACCTGCCGGGAGAAAACAGATGGACCAGGCATTGTTGCCGCCATCGGAAGGTTGGTCAAAGGTGAGCTTGGGGTTATCAGAACCCAGAAGTGA
- a CDS encoding class I SAM-dependent methyltransferase family protein, whose protein sequence is MRSFKKAIRVPIEKAENIRLMIADSGKLDPGRRIRVIGLEVRFLEIPVTEDIEEFETYDQEDPVFYNKWQSLEDRMKGSIPDEELDLLPSGWQILGKVMVVTIDPKIGHLKERIAEALLQMYPSCDTVVRDLGISGQFRLPQREVIIGNRTETINKENGCLFKLDVTKVMFSKGNLHEKALMSNIGANETIVDMFAGIGYFTIPMAVHAKPAKIIAIEINPGSYAYLQENIALNHVEHIVDALNGDCAELTPKGVADRVLMGYVNTTHHYLDQGIAALKESGGILHYHETTPESLISTRPAERIRQAASKAGRDVEILECRKIKKYSPGVWHVVVDARIT, encoded by the coding sequence ATGAGATCTTTTAAAAAAGCTATCCGTGTACCAATAGAAAAAGCAGAGAATATCAGGCTCATGATCGCCGACTCGGGAAAGCTTGACCCCGGCAGGAGGATCAGGGTGATCGGGCTTGAGGTACGCTTCCTTGAAATACCAGTTACAGAGGACATCGAGGAGTTTGAGACATACGATCAGGAAGACCCAGTGTTCTACAACAAATGGCAATCACTTGAAGACAGGATGAAAGGAAGTATTCCGGATGAGGAACTTGACCTCTTACCTTCAGGATGGCAGATACTTGGAAAAGTGATGGTCGTCACCATAGACCCAAAGATAGGGCACCTGAAAGAAAGAATTGCTGAAGCACTGCTTCAGATGTATCCTTCATGCGATACGGTGGTGCGTGACCTGGGAATAAGCGGACAGTTCAGGCTACCTCAAAGGGAAGTGATCATCGGGAACAGGACAGAGACCATAAATAAAGAGAACGGCTGCCTCTTCAAACTCGACGTGACAAAGGTGATGTTCTCCAAAGGGAACCTGCATGAGAAAGCCCTCATGAGCAACATAGGTGCCAATGAGACTATCGTTGACATGTTCGCTGGCATCGGCTATTTCACTATTCCCATGGCAGTCCATGCAAAGCCTGCAAAGATAATTGCCATTGAGATCAACCCCGGATCTTACGCATATCTTCAGGAGAATATAGCACTTAACCATGTGGAACACATAGTTGATGCACTGAATGGGGACTGTGCAGAACTCACACCAAAAGGTGTTGCTGACAGGGTGCTAATGGGCTACGTGAATACCACACACCATTACCTGGATCAGGGAATAGCTGCCCTGAAAGAGAGTGGCGGTATCCTTCATTACCATGAGACAACTCCTGAAAGCCTTATTTCTACAAGGCCAGCGGAACGTATCCGACAGGCTGCATCAAAGGCCGGCAGAGATGTTGAGATACTGGAATGCAGAAAGATCAAGAAATATTCACCGGGCGTATGGCATGTTGTCGTGGATGCCCGGATCACTTGA
- the mch gene encoding methenyltetrahydromethanopterin cyclohydrolase, with protein MISVNEKGLAIIDEMLDWEEELKVQSTELDNGATVIDCGVNVEGGYDAGMYLSRLCVADLADLSYTKFDLDGLPVPAIQVATDHPTIACMASQYAGWRIAVGKYFGMGSGPARALGLKPKELYEEIGYKDDSEFAVLVMESGELPNEEVVEYIAKHCSVDPENVYIAVAPTASIAGCVQISARVVETGIHKLESIGYDINTIKSGFGVAPIAPVVGDDTKCMGSTNDCIIYCGETYYTVEHGDAEQLEEFVKKAPSTTSRDFGKPFYTTFKEAEFDFFKVDAGMFAPAKITVNDTKTKKSFTSGRINPGILLESFGIKEV; from the coding sequence ATGATAAGTGTCAACGAAAAGGGATTAGCTATAATCGATGAAATGCTTGACTGGGAAGAGGAACTTAAGGTCCAGTCCACAGAACTTGATAACGGTGCTACAGTAATTGACTGTGGTGTGAATGTAGAAGGTGGATACGATGCAGGAATGTATCTTTCCCGTCTTTGTGTTGCAGACCTTGCAGACCTCAGCTACACCAAGTTCGACCTTGACGGTCTTCCAGTACCTGCTATCCAGGTAGCTACCGACCACCCGACCATCGCATGTATGGCATCCCAGTATGCAGGATGGAGAATCGCAGTAGGTAAGTACTTCGGTATGGGTTCAGGTCCTGCAAGGGCACTGGGTCTTAAACCAAAAGAGCTCTACGAAGAAATAGGCTACAAGGACGATTCCGAGTTTGCAGTCCTTGTTATGGAATCCGGCGAATTGCCAAATGAGGAAGTTGTCGAGTACATCGCAAAGCACTGCAGTGTCGACCCGGAGAACGTTTACATCGCTGTTGCACCAACAGCTTCAATTGCAGGATGCGTACAGATCTCAGCACGTGTTGTCGAGACAGGTATCCACAAGCTCGAATCCATCGGATACGACATCAACACCATCAAGAGCGGTTTCGGTGTAGCTCCTATCGCACCTGTGGTCGGTGACGACACAAAGTGCATGGGTTCAACCAACGACTGTATCATCTACTGTGGTGAGACCTACTACACCGTCGAGCACGGAGATGCTGAGCAGCTTGAGGAGTTCGTCAAGAAGGCACCATCCACAACCTCTAGGGACTTCGGTAAGCCATTCTACACCACCTTCAAGGAAGCAGAGTTCGACTTCTTCAAGGTAGATGCAGGAATGTTCGCACCAGCCAAGATCACAGTGAACGATACCAAGACCAAGAAGTCCTTCACAAGCGGAAGGATCAACCCTGGTATTCTCCTGGAATCCTTTGGCATAAAAGAAGTCTAA
- a CDS encoding response regulator → MTAAKHKILIVDDEPLNVELLSVYLGEDEYDIVTSYNGKDALEKVKTEHPDLILLDVMMPEMDGYDVCRVIRNEFKMDFIPIIMVTALTDKADHQRGIDAGADEFLKKPVGKFELDKKITSLLRIKEQHDTLLTEKNKAYQYLDYVGVLVAVLDLDHKIVHINKKGSDFLGYSSADLLGMEWVDSFIPYDLAGDIHDHYNKLVSGTEKAYEYYEFPVIISTGEERLYRWYDSPLLDDSGSTVGILVSGEDITERKEAELQLKEYAAELKRSNDLKDLFTDVMRHDLLNPAGLIRSFVELLLEMESDESKKRLLSNVNHSTEKLISMIEDAAHLAKLESVDDINFVRIDIASMLKDTIDSFMHQAGEKGMDIRLDLKDDSHAIANPMIERVFVNLLSNSIKYSPEGSIVTIDVVGHGDKLKISFTDQGDGIPDPSKSAVFDRFKRLHKDDIRGTGIGLAIVKRIMDLHKEDIGVTDNPEGRGSVFWLTLKKGSL, encoded by the coding sequence ATGACGGCAGCTAAACACAAGATCCTTATTGTAGACGATGAACCGCTGAACGTGGAGTTACTCTCAGTTTATCTGGGGGAGGATGAATATGACATAGTAACTTCTTACAATGGTAAGGATGCACTCGAAAAGGTCAAAACCGAACATCCTGATCTCATCCTTCTTGATGTTATGATGCCTGAGATGGATGGCTATGATGTCTGCCGTGTGATCCGTAATGAGTTCAAAATGGATTTCATTCCTATTATCATGGTCACTGCACTTACTGACAAAGCCGATCATCAGAGAGGTATCGATGCCGGAGCAGATGAGTTCCTGAAGAAACCCGTGGGAAAGTTCGAGCTTGACAAGAAGATAACCTCCCTTTTGAGGATAAAGGAGCAGCATGACACGCTTCTCACAGAGAAGAACAAGGCCTATCAATATCTGGACTATGTGGGTGTACTGGTTGCTGTTCTGGACCTTGACCACAAGATAGTCCATATCAACAAGAAAGGCTCTGATTTCCTTGGTTACAGTTCTGCGGATCTGCTGGGAATGGAATGGGTCGATTCCTTCATCCCTTATGACCTGGCAGGCGATATACATGACCACTATAACAAACTTGTCTCAGGTACTGAGAAGGCCTATGAATATTATGAATTTCCAGTCATTATAAGCACAGGTGAAGAGAGACTCTACAGGTGGTACGATTCTCCTTTGCTTGACGATTCCGGTAGCACGGTCGGCATCCTGGTATCCGGCGAGGACATAACTGAAAGGAAGGAAGCTGAACTGCAGTTAAAGGAATATGCTGCCGAACTGAAACGCTCGAACGATCTTAAGGACCTGTTCACTGATGTCATGCGGCATGATCTCCTGAACCCTGCAGGTCTTATCAGATCATTTGTGGAACTGCTGCTTGAAATGGAGTCAGATGAGAGCAAGAAACGTTTGCTATCAAATGTGAATCATTCAACTGAGAAACTCATCAGTATGATAGAGGATGCAGCACATCTCGCAAAACTGGAATCCGTTGACGATATAAATTTTGTGAGGATCGACATTGCTTCGATGCTAAAGGATACTATTGACAGTTTTATGCATCAGGCCGGTGAGAAGGGTATGGATATCAGGTTGGATCTGAAGGACGATTCACATGCTATTGCAAATCCTATGATAGAGAGGGTGTTCGTCAATCTGTTGTCCAATTCCATAAAATACAGCCCCGAAGGCAGTATTGTGACCATAGATGTTGTAGGTCATGGGGACAAGCTGAAGATAAGTTTCACTGATCAGGGCGATGGGATACCTGATCCCAGTAAGTCAGCGGTCTTTGACCGTTTCAAGCGTCTTCACAAGGATGACATACGCGGGACTGGTATTGGTCTTGCCATCGTGAAAAGGATAATGGACCTGCACAAAGAGGATATCGGTGTGACGGACAATCCTGAAGGCAGGGGCAGTGTTTTCTGGCTGACCCTCAAGAAGGGATCTTTATAA